From Pseudoalteromonas viridis, the proteins below share one genomic window:
- a CDS encoding FlgO family outer membrane protein, with translation MKKSVIALVLPTLTLFGCAQLGMTKHQETATSPGKFSAAEQFQAHPRGVQQMSVSQRMAAKNVTHYVQKLMQDMVGNVKYINDQTPVAVSSFVFLDEDFNHATLLGNQIAESFIHELHNFGVPVIDFKTTDFMRVTKHGDFIFSRDFLELSDELPFKYVLAGTLTHHQGGILVNARIVGMQSKVVVGTAQGFLPQSVVNALRDGAIHEGIRLQRAGE, from the coding sequence ATGAAAAAATCTGTGATAGCACTTGTGTTACCCACCCTGACTTTATTTGGGTGCGCACAACTGGGTATGACAAAACACCAGGAAACTGCCACGTCACCGGGCAAATTCAGTGCGGCTGAACAATTTCAGGCCCATCCCAGGGGCGTGCAACAAATGTCTGTATCACAACGTATGGCGGCCAAAAATGTGACGCACTATGTACAGAAGCTGATGCAGGACATGGTGGGTAATGTGAAGTACATTAACGACCAGACGCCGGTGGCGGTATCGAGTTTTGTCTTTTTAGATGAAGACTTTAATCATGCAACCTTGCTGGGCAACCAGATTGCCGAAAGCTTTATTCATGAGTTGCATAACTTTGGCGTTCCGGTGATCGATTTTAAAACCACGGACTTTATGCGCGTCACCAAGCACGGGGATTTTATCTTCAGTCGTGACTTTTTAGAGCTCTCTGATGAGCTGCCATTTAAATACGTACTGGCAGGCACCTTGACCCATCATCAGGGTGGGATCTTAGTGAATGCCCGTATCGTGGGTATGCAAAGCAAAGTGGTAGTAGGCACTGCCCAAGGGTTTTTACCTCAGTCTGTGGTAAATGCGCTAAGAGACGGCGCTATCCACGAAGGGATCCGGTTACAGCGAGCGGGTGAGTGA
- a CDS encoding FlgO family outer membrane protein — MKTRILSGLTLSIVMLSGCQMMGTQPAPQAVETTPMAPKVAKFREIEVLYEALEEQAPEAEQPIDPGFISERHRKQVANYASQIALELSDSLLGVHPHSVAVTSFVSFDDTLRSSNQLGNQLAENLIHAFQKLGYAALDFKSQQQIQITRSGDFVFSRDSRALPGKPEPSHVLSGTMIYRDRGVEVNARLLDFESRLVVASCMVTIPYFVLDSGATAAR, encoded by the coding sequence ATGAAAACACGCATTCTGAGTGGCTTAACGCTGTCGATAGTCATGTTGAGTGGCTGTCAGATGATGGGCACACAGCCTGCGCCACAGGCAGTGGAAACCACCCCCATGGCGCCCAAAGTAGCCAAATTTCGAGAGATAGAGGTGCTTTATGAAGCACTGGAAGAACAAGCGCCAGAGGCCGAGCAGCCGATTGACCCAGGCTTTATCAGTGAGCGCCATCGTAAACAGGTGGCCAACTATGCGTCCCAGATAGCGCTGGAGCTATCAGACTCTTTATTAGGCGTGCATCCTCATTCCGTCGCGGTCACAAGCTTTGTGAGTTTTGATGATACACTCAGAAGCAGCAATCAACTGGGCAATCAGCTGGCTGAGAACCTGATCCATGCTTTTCAAAAGCTGGGTTATGCTGCACTCGATTTCAAGTCGCAGCAACAGATCCAGATCACCCGCAGTGGCGATTTTGTGTTTTCCCGCGATAGCAGAGCCTTACCGGGAAAACCTGAACCCAGCCATGTGTTGTCGGGCACCATGATCTATCGCGACCGGGGTGTTGAAGTCAATGCGCGGCTACTCGATTTTGAAAGTCGTCTAGTGGTTGCCAGCTGTATGGTGACTATTCCCTACTTTGTGTTAGATTCAGGCGCAACCGCGGCCAGATAG
- a CDS encoding DUF4402 domain-containing protein, giving the protein MCILSVLLSVPGYGAVTLNSDLDFGTIIVATPNQIGSVTVSTAGVTSSSGSIHVIQKGHPAELLLEDFPVGVYLNVTTYLLNNQLNHTSQSTAGHLGITALHHVDRVYTDRFGRARLVIGGTMQSQPLTHAYLDGNYQTTVSLEISY; this is encoded by the coding sequence ATGTGCATCCTGAGTGTATTACTAAGTGTGCCTGGTTATGGGGCAGTTACACTCAACAGTGATCTAGACTTTGGCACAATTATTGTCGCTACACCTAACCAAATTGGATCTGTTACCGTCTCAACAGCGGGGGTTACCAGTTCGTCAGGTAGTATTCATGTGATCCAAAAAGGGCACCCGGCAGAGTTATTGCTGGAAGATTTTCCCGTTGGCGTGTACCTGAATGTCACAACATACTTGCTCAATAATCAACTGAACCATACCAGCCAAAGTACAGCAGGACACCTGGGGATAACAGCGTTACACCATGTCGATAGGGTGTATACAGACCGTTTTGGACGGGCTCGCTTAGTAATTGGCGGTACCATGCAAAGCCAGCCTCTAACGCACGCCTATCTGGATGGCAACTATCAGACTACGGTCAGCCTTGAAATAAGTTACTGA
- a CDS encoding SPOR domain-containing protein gives MKLFPYLVWPLLSLLSGCASTGQDNQRLAELEQQLTELNTQVEQMKTSIAQWQQVAPQVNELLSIEQDLNLLSTQLQLALAPTESQSEVMVAQISKPPGIVEQDNNTTKAGAEQQAANAQPSQPIPAAPKKEAVAVVEHHNKAEFAVQLAATRKQSQLKMVHRRLLQDYPALRKHPVNVEQVEVKGQRYFRLKLGAFERKEQGKALCAELKPFHPQCLLSHYTDNPVTL, from the coding sequence ATGAAGTTATTTCCTTATCTGGTATGGCCTTTGCTCAGTTTGCTTAGCGGCTGTGCCAGCACTGGTCAGGATAACCAGCGGCTGGCAGAGCTGGAGCAGCAGCTGACGGAGTTAAACACGCAAGTCGAGCAGATGAAGACGAGTATTGCGCAGTGGCAGCAAGTCGCGCCGCAGGTTAATGAACTTTTAAGCATTGAGCAGGACCTGAATTTGCTGAGCACCCAGTTACAGCTTGCGCTTGCACCCACAGAATCGCAAAGCGAGGTGATGGTGGCACAAATCAGCAAGCCTCCGGGAATTGTTGAGCAAGACAATAACACGACAAAGGCGGGTGCAGAGCAACAGGCTGCAAATGCGCAACCCAGTCAGCCGATACCCGCTGCACCTAAAAAAGAAGCTGTGGCTGTGGTCGAGCATCACAATAAAGCGGAGTTTGCGGTGCAACTGGCTGCCACCAGAAAGCAAAGTCAGCTAAAAATGGTCCACCGACGTCTGCTGCAGGATTATCCAGCGTTGCGCAAACACCCGGTTAATGTGGAGCAAGTTGAGGTCAAAGGGCAAAGGTATTTTCGGCTAAAACTCGGTGCGTTTGAGCGCAAAGAGCAGGGGAAGGCGCTATGTGCTGAACTCAAACCGTTTCATCCTCAGTGTCTGCTAAGTCATTACACTGACAACCCTGTCACACTCTAG
- a CDS encoding FlgO family outer membrane protein: protein MQLPAVIVALALSVLLSGCAGMLKAQQQKEVDQAPPLPTLHQYMGQLAAALGEHSRPLKPGATVAVTSFYLADQLGNAVASNQGSGLSTQVQESLISYVTQMGLEVVEFRLQRTLTLSDSADNLLSRDIALLRERHKFDLALTGTISESHDHYTINARLITMLDSRTASAATISVPKAVLWGNEKAQMRDGKLHRGQY from the coding sequence ATGCAACTTCCTGCTGTGATAGTCGCACTGGCCCTGTCGGTGCTGCTCAGTGGCTGCGCTGGCATGCTAAAAGCGCAGCAACAAAAAGAGGTGGATCAAGCGCCCCCCTTGCCGACTTTGCACCAGTACATGGGGCAACTTGCTGCCGCATTGGGTGAACACAGCCGTCCGCTCAAACCGGGCGCGACTGTCGCGGTGACGAGCTTTTATCTGGCCGATCAGCTGGGCAATGCCGTTGCCAGCAATCAGGGCAGTGGCTTAAGCACCCAGGTTCAGGAAAGCCTGATCAGCTATGTAACGCAGATGGGCCTGGAAGTGGTGGAGTTTCGGCTACAACGCACTTTAACTTTGTCGGATAGTGCCGATAACTTATTAAGCCGTGATATTGCCCTGCTGCGCGAACGTCATAAATTTGACCTTGCCCTGACAGGCACCATCAGTGAAAGCCACGACCATTACACGATCAATGCGCGATTGATCACTATGCTTGATAGTCGCACGGCATCCGCTGCGACCATATCCGTGCCTAAGGCGGTGCTGTGGGGTAATGAAAAAGCCCAGATGCGAGATGGCAAGCTACATCGCGGCCAGTATTAG
- a CDS encoding carboxypeptidase-like regulatory domain-containing protein — MTRNVIPTWLLAIGLFCAPAVAVEQAKLTQALQTLQRAQAKLARAKASVTVQNPEEQTGIPEGEALFLSVYAEREYLGEVFALKSAREAQVELQSLIAVLDFAIDETEDNVLSGWYLKPEQSFSLDAKRLQVKLNERELRVAPELISREGEDIYVEAEQLTEWFGIDLQFNYTDQQLYVRSEQPLPAIQRLNRAKRKAANQWANRASRLPWKPNDYQALSSPLLDMQFGYRRKLNRNEPFVTPASDPATETEDSLYYSMLGAQDLAYWNVEYFISGREGKLLDQGRLKVAKEDPEGELLGKVAATQLEVGDIVASKIGAGLNSNQGLGLRVSDTPLQSTSLDNTVQISGPIQAGWDVELYHNNLMIAQQLQIQTGRFDFAGIPLYFGGNRFELVKYGPQGQVERETRNYYVEGTGIESGSGYFDVSITDMGNSLLDNEDFTSDQKGWQLNGRYDQGISDNLSFYGGFAHAFSGSASIKNTLATGARLSLWKKLLLNLDLHRDNEAQQQAQFSARSELAGQAISASWLNKRSLITSGIRRGELSDTQTLQLTMSGAVRGDMGALNYQNRVQWRESDRGHEQTVVTSQVSSAILGVNVSNALQWQNDSAEADHLLNGQMRFQSRFGRVFGRLIFDYQLHPERELLAYETRLYRSFSEQFNVELGFRDTVDTDYHKGELGLNWLGDKMRVSSLLSYDSEDEWQLGLNGQFSFGYHPHTDQVLLSRRRLASNGAVLIKVYLDNNNNGIFDADDEVMPDVRVRALQNYLQGTTDEQGLLLLSGMPLNQKTDMVIDIDSVDTPFVAPATEGLAITPRRGYVEYLELPMVNTSEIEGMVFKRDSKENTPLPYAEVTLIDEQGQVAASAQSAYDGYYVITGIKPGRYQAQVANAAKRGLTHAEVTQVALSQHGDMLLEVDLQLKARESVDVTVLSAGRFTSLAVLKTYALLLRKRHPNLIPEPPFYLFDEKAETYVLGIAFTQNADDTTQLTQRCETLKTAGVMCQLEQTELKR; from the coding sequence ATGACACGGAATGTGATCCCAACCTGGCTGCTGGCAATCGGGCTGTTTTGTGCGCCTGCCGTTGCCGTAGAGCAGGCTAAGCTGACACAGGCGCTGCAAACTTTGCAACGTGCACAGGCCAAGCTAGCGCGAGCAAAAGCGTCTGTGACAGTGCAAAATCCAGAGGAACAAACTGGTATTCCTGAAGGGGAAGCGTTGTTTCTCTCAGTTTATGCAGAGCGAGAATACTTGGGTGAGGTATTTGCACTGAAAAGTGCGCGTGAGGCTCAAGTCGAATTACAAAGCCTGATAGCTGTACTTGATTTTGCCATTGACGAGACGGAAGACAATGTCCTGTCGGGTTGGTATCTCAAGCCGGAGCAGTCATTTTCTCTCGATGCAAAACGTCTGCAGGTAAAGCTTAACGAACGTGAGTTGCGTGTTGCTCCTGAGCTTATCAGCCGTGAAGGAGAAGATATTTACGTTGAAGCTGAGCAACTCACGGAGTGGTTTGGCATTGACTTGCAGTTTAATTACACCGATCAACAACTCTATGTACGTTCCGAACAGCCATTACCCGCCATTCAAAGGCTCAACCGGGCTAAACGCAAAGCGGCCAATCAGTGGGCAAATAGAGCATCTCGTTTGCCCTGGAAACCTAACGACTATCAGGCGTTGTCTTCCCCCTTACTCGACATGCAGTTTGGATATCGCCGTAAACTGAATCGCAATGAGCCGTTCGTGACTCCCGCCAGTGATCCAGCAACAGAAACAGAGGATTCACTTTATTACTCAATGCTGGGCGCGCAGGATCTGGCATATTGGAATGTCGAATACTTTATTTCCGGCAGGGAAGGCAAGTTGCTTGATCAGGGGCGCCTTAAAGTAGCAAAAGAAGATCCTGAAGGGGAATTGTTGGGCAAGGTAGCGGCAACTCAGTTGGAGGTGGGTGATATTGTTGCCAGCAAAATTGGTGCTGGTTTGAATAGTAATCAGGGCCTGGGGCTGCGCGTGTCAGATACACCCCTGCAAAGTACCAGCCTGGATAATACCGTACAGATCAGCGGGCCCATTCAGGCTGGCTGGGATGTCGAGCTGTATCACAATAATTTGATGATTGCACAGCAGTTGCAGATCCAGACAGGGCGATTCGATTTTGCAGGGATCCCCTTGTATTTTGGCGGGAACCGTTTTGAGCTGGTGAAATACGGACCGCAGGGACAGGTAGAACGAGAAACGAGAAATTACTACGTTGAGGGAACGGGTATTGAATCGGGGAGTGGTTATTTTGACGTGTCTATTACTGACATGGGTAACTCCCTACTGGATAACGAAGATTTTACATCTGATCAAAAGGGGTGGCAGCTTAATGGCCGCTATGATCAGGGGATCTCCGATAACCTGTCTTTTTATGGCGGCTTTGCGCATGCATTTTCCGGCTCTGCCAGCATAAAAAATACCCTGGCCACAGGTGCTCGTCTGAGTTTGTGGAAAAAACTACTGCTTAACCTGGATTTACATAGGGACAATGAGGCACAGCAACAGGCACAGTTCAGTGCGCGTAGCGAATTGGCTGGGCAGGCCATCAGTGCAAGCTGGCTTAACAAGCGCAGCCTCATCACCAGTGGCATTCGTCGTGGTGAGCTTTCTGATACACAAACACTGCAGTTAACTATGTCCGGCGCTGTGCGCGGTGATATGGGTGCCCTCAACTACCAAAACCGAGTGCAATGGCGTGAAAGTGATCGAGGCCACGAACAAACCGTAGTGACCAGTCAGGTGAGCAGCGCTATCTTGGGAGTAAACGTGAGTAACGCGCTGCAATGGCAAAACGACAGCGCCGAGGCTGACCATCTTCTCAATGGTCAAATGCGATTTCAAAGCCGTTTTGGCCGGGTATTTGGACGCTTAATCTTTGACTACCAGCTGCATCCCGAGCGTGAGCTGTTAGCCTATGAAACCCGCTTATACCGCAGCTTTAGCGAGCAGTTTAATGTTGAATTGGGCTTTCGGGATACAGTCGATACTGATTACCATAAAGGGGAACTCGGGCTTAACTGGCTGGGTGATAAAATGCGCGTGAGTAGCTTACTGAGTTACGATAGCGAAGATGAATGGCAGCTGGGATTAAATGGTCAGTTCAGTTTTGGTTATCATCCGCACACAGATCAGGTATTGCTCAGTCGCCGACGGCTGGCAAGCAATGGTGCAGTGCTTATCAAGGTGTATCTGGACAACAATAATAATGGGATATTCGATGCAGATGACGAGGTGATGCCAGATGTGCGCGTGCGTGCACTACAGAACTATTTGCAGGGGACCACGGACGAGCAGGGCCTGCTGTTACTCAGTGGTATGCCGTTAAATCAGAAAACCGATATGGTGATTGATATCGACAGTGTGGACACACCTTTCGTTGCGCCTGCAACGGAGGGCTTAGCTATCACGCCCCGACGTGGTTACGTTGAGTATCTGGAGTTGCCTATGGTGAATACCAGTGAGATAGAGGGCATGGTGTTTAAGCGGGACAGTAAAGAAAATACACCACTTCCTTATGCTGAAGTAACGTTGATAGATGAGCAAGGGCAGGTCGCTGCGAGTGCCCAAAGTGCCTATGACGGCTATTACGTGATCACCGGGATCAAACCGGGGCGCTATCAGGCACAAGTGGCCAATGCGGCAAAGCGCGGCCTGACACATGCCGAGGTCACTCAGGTCGCTTTATCGCAGCATGGGGATATGCTGCTGGAAGTAGATTTGCAACTGAAAGCGCGCGAGAGTGTAGATGTCACAGTATTATCTGCCGGGCGTTTTACCTCGCTGGCAGTATTGAAAACCTATGCCTTGCTATTGCGCAAGCGTCATCCGAATTTGATACCTGAACCGCCATTTTATCTTTTTGACGAAAAGGCTGAAACCTATGTGTTGGGTATTGCATTTACCCAAAATGCTGACGATACGACGCAACTGACACAACGTTGTGAAACCTTGAAAACGGCCGGCGTGATGTGTCAGCTAGAACAAACCGAATTAAAACGATAA
- a CDS encoding fimbrial biogenesis chaperone — MNYATLRIMFAVLLLCSLNVHASLMISPTRVVFDERQRHAKIFLINSSQEYKTYRLSFKEKRALPQGGYQDIASEDNPMRLSELLRMTPKQVRLAPGERQVVKLALRRKKGMAAGEYRSHLYFQALPNEQKQTQPGGGIRLNMIMSYSIPVMYRQSTSLPQVEIEQAQILRSDTGLYDTVAVTLERSGNASSFGNLRVLWRQNQQAQWQQIALTNSYSIYPEVTRAELQLTILKPELLKNPHSGQLKVVYDGGSEYAEQQFAERIFTVSPGR, encoded by the coding sequence ATGAACTATGCCACGCTTCGAATAATGTTTGCCGTGTTACTTTTATGCTCGCTGAATGTCCATGCCAGCTTGATGATCTCACCTACACGCGTCGTATTTGATGAACGTCAGCGCCATGCAAAAATCTTTCTGATCAATAGCAGTCAGGAGTATAAAACCTACCGCCTGAGCTTTAAGGAAAAGCGCGCGTTACCACAAGGTGGCTATCAGGATATTGCCAGTGAAGATAACCCAATGCGATTGAGCGAGTTGCTGAGGATGACACCGAAGCAAGTTCGATTAGCCCCGGGCGAGCGCCAGGTAGTGAAGCTGGCGCTGCGGCGTAAAAAGGGGATGGCCGCAGGAGAATATCGCTCCCATTTGTATTTTCAGGCATTACCAAATGAACAGAAACAAACCCAACCAGGGGGTGGGATCCGTCTGAATATGATCATGAGTTACAGCATTCCCGTTATGTACCGCCAGTCCACCTCGCTTCCTCAGGTTGAGATTGAGCAGGCACAGATACTGCGCAGCGATACGGGCTTATATGACACAGTAGCGGTGACACTGGAGCGTAGTGGCAACGCCAGTTCATTTGGTAATCTCAGGGTGTTGTGGCGTCAAAATCAGCAAGCCCAGTGGCAGCAAATTGCCCTAACCAATAGTTACAGTATCTATCCTGAAGTTACTCGGGCTGAGCTGCAATTGACGATACTAAAACCGGAACTGCTTAAAAACCCTCACTCTGGTCAGCTTAAAGTCGTTTATGACGGCGGCTCTGAGTATGCTGAGCAGCAGTTTGCTGAGCGGATATTTACGGTTTCCCCAGGTCGTTAG